One Egicoccus halophilus genomic region harbors:
- a CDS encoding DUF983 domain-containing protein — MQQSPPRSRITPLVRGLRGRCPNCGSRGIFASLNELHESCPTCRFSFVREEGYWVGAMTVIFALVLIFFGLWFIGGMLLTWPDVPWNPLLYGGLVLNGIVPFLLYGWSKSIWVGLDLTFFPARLEEFRPAED; from the coding sequence GTGCAGCAGTCCCCACCGCGTTCGCGGATCACGCCGCTGGTGCGTGGGTTGCGGGGCCGGTGCCCCAACTGCGGCAGCCGGGGCATCTTCGCCAGTCTCAACGAGCTGCACGAGTCCTGCCCGACCTGCCGGTTCTCGTTCGTGCGCGAGGAGGGCTACTGGGTCGGCGCGATGACGGTGATCTTCGCGCTCGTGCTGATCTTCTTCGGGTTGTGGTTCATCGGTGGCATGCTGCTGACGTGGCCGGACGTGCCGTGGAACCCGCTGCTGTACGGCGGCCTGGTCCTCAACGGGATCGTCCCGTTCCTGCTCTACGGCTGGTCGAAGTCGATCTGGGTCGGGCTCGACCTGACGTTCTTCCCCGCCCGCCTCGAGGAGTTCCGTCCCGCCGAGGACTGA
- a CDS encoding MBL fold metallo-hydrolase, whose protein sequence is MEDYTGHVEPDGDWQDRVDGHLFVRKLSVEEMDNNCYVIACTRTQEALLVDVAARPERLRQALEGFTPLAAVQTHGHWDHVRAWDGIRDDAGIEVWGHPGDGELFPHAVDRELAGGETLTVGDLEVEVLHLPGHTEGSLLYLVHGESRPHLFSGDTLFPGGPGNTFGNADNHRRILDGLEELVFGRLPDETWVYPGHGDDTTLGAERPSLQEWRERGW, encoded by the coding sequence GTGGAGGACTACACCGGACACGTCGAACCCGACGGCGACTGGCAGGACCGCGTCGACGGACACCTGTTCGTGCGCAAGCTCAGCGTCGAGGAGATGGACAACAACTGCTACGTGATCGCCTGCACCCGCACGCAGGAGGCCCTGCTGGTCGACGTCGCCGCGCGGCCCGAGCGGCTGCGGCAGGCGCTCGAGGGGTTCACGCCGCTCGCGGCGGTGCAGACCCACGGCCACTGGGACCACGTGCGGGCCTGGGACGGCATCCGAGACGACGCCGGCATCGAGGTGTGGGGTCACCCGGGCGACGGCGAGCTCTTCCCGCATGCGGTGGACCGGGAGCTCGCCGGCGGCGAGACGCTGACCGTCGGCGACCTCGAGGTGGAGGTCCTGCACCTGCCCGGCCACACCGAGGGCTCGCTGCTGTACCTCGTCCACGGCGAGTCGCGACCCCACCTGTTCAGTGGCGACACGTTGTTCCCCGGTGGGCCCGGCAACACGTTCGGCAACGCCGACAACCACCGGCGGATCCTGGACGGGCTGGAGGAGCTGGTGTTCGGACGCCTGCCCGACGAGACCTGGGTCTACCCGGGCCACGGCGACGACACCACGCTCGGCGCCGAGCGCCCCTCGCTGCAGGAGTGGCGCGAGCGCGGCTGGTGA